A window from Cryptomeria japonica chromosome 1, Sugi_1.0, whole genome shotgun sequence encodes these proteins:
- the LOC131034157 gene encoding chitinase 1-like, whose amino-acid sequence MEFYIKIYVSLILLFLPTSLCGNGKLLREYIGGEGLNVKFSDVPINENIEVHFILSFAIDYTSSASFPSPTNGKFNVFWDTQNLSPADVLEIKSKHKNVKFAVSLGGDVTGDNTAVQFNPSSVSSWISNAVSSLTEIVKQYHLDGIDIDYEHFDHSNPNTFAKCIGELILQLKQKKVISMASIAPFEDEGPVQSHNKALWRKYGRFIDYVNFQLYAYDRSTSVKRFLEYFDTQASN is encoded by the exons ATGGAGTTTTATATCAAGATCTACGTTTCCTTGATTTTGTTATTTCTCCCTACGTCACTGT GTGGTAACGGCAAATTATTGAGGGAATACATAGGTGGCGAAGGCCTCAATGTCAAATTCTCCGATGTGCCGATCAATGAGAATATTGAGGTCCATTTTATTCTGTCATTTGCCATCGACTACACCAGCTCTGCTAGCTTTCCCTCTCCAACAAACGGCAAATTTAACGTCTTCTGGGACACCCAAAATCTGAGCCCTGCGGACGTGTTGGAGATTAAGTCGAAGCATAAGAATGTCAAATTTGCTGTCAGCCTAGGCGGTGACGTGACAGGAGATAACACTGCTGTACAGTTCAATCCATCTTCTGTGTCTTCATGGATTAGCAACGCAGTTTCTTCTCTCACTGAGATAGTCAAGCAATACCATCTTGATGGCATCGACATTGACTACGAGCATTTTGATCATTCCAATCCCAATACATTTGCTAAGTGTATTGGGGAATTAATCTTGCAGCTGAAGCAGAAAAAGGTCATCTCCATGGCGTCCATTGCTCCGTTTGAAGATGAAGGCCCCGTGCAGTCTCATAATAAGGCACTGTGGAGGAAATATGGTCGATTCATAGACTACGTGAATTTTCAGTTATATGCCTACGATAGGAGTACCTCTGTCAAGCGATTTCTCGAGTACTTCGACACTCAAGCCTCTAATTAG